The Tenebrio molitor chromosome 7, icTenMoli1.1, whole genome shotgun sequence region TCCTAAGTCTCAAACCTTGATGGTTCCCTGactgtgtttttaataaagtcaaccattttgtaatttcctcTTTGGTAAGATTTCTGCAGCTGATCCATTGCTTCTCTCCATTCACTAAAAAACACGCATAATTACAAGTTTTTTAAACcaaaaagaaattacaaaattccGCTGATATAACAGCCGTGCGGTGACGTCGCGGCTTCAGATACACTACAATTCCTGGattatttttggcaaaatcTACCAACTCCGTCTCGATAAAATCTCTACAATCAAAATTTGTTCGGAAAAATTCATAAAGAGCGAGTAGTTACCTCATTCCTCTACTTGAGccattatttttgcaaaatttcagAACGACCCTCTGCAGTTGACAAACGTATCTGCCGACCCCATTTTGCGACGGAGTTCGTATAAATCCAGATTTCAGGAAAAGATGACTATTCGacatttttaagtaatttatttgaaaacaattcCTAGGTTagaataaaatgtcattgaaaatTCATTTGTTAGTGCGCAAGCGCAAATGATCAAACTTTGTCGATAATGTAGGAATCGCTTAATCCAATagtgttattttaaatgcCGTGCACTAGATGCCCAGGtaagtttaattcaaaattttctttaaattttccatatttatatttagaaatacgcaaatgaaaaaataatttattcggTTCTCTTTACACAAGAGTAGGGGGTGGAGGTCGGTACGAGCGACCGCAAACATCTTCTCCAGAAATCACCGATTTCTAAATATGGTCTAACCATTTTTTAACTACATTATGCTAAACAATAGTTTATTGTaagaacaaaattaataaattgtggtTTGCGGTGTTGGCATTCTAAGTAATAACTTGTCGAGTTTGTTACAATGTGATGATACTTTTTGTCGTCAGTCTCAgtataaacaaaaattcaccagtttaattaaattaaagttaaaattaaattaatttctcaTTCAAATTT contains the following coding sequences:
- the mRpL43 gene encoding large ribosomal subunit protein mL43; this encodes MSNSHLFLKSGFIRTPSQNGVGRYVCQLQRVVLKFCKNNGSSRGMRDFIETELVDFAKNNPGIVVYLKPRRHRTAVISAEFLNGEKQWISCRNLTKEEITKWLTLLKTQSGNHQGLRLRKLIHTDHPSIQGPWTPYTFKDPAENIVEYPNKELSKARILHKTATEELLEIFNRQAEDPENRRVE